Below is a genomic region from Caulobacter rhizosphaerae.
CGCCATGAGGCCAGCACGAACCCAGCCTTGCCGACCAGATTCTCGGCGGGCAGCAGCCCGACGCCCAGCTCGCGCGGCCAGCGGCTATCCAGCGAGTTGTCGCGGTTGTCGCCCATCACGAAGTACTGACCGGGCGGCACGACATAGACGTCGGTGTCGTCGCCCGGCTGCCCGGGGCCGCCATCGTAGGTGACGTAGGCGCGGCCGTCGGGCGTGTGCTCCCCGATCGCCAGAACCCGCCGGTCCGGCGCGTCGTGGTCCCAGATGACGCCCAGCGGAGCCTGGGGGATCGCCCGGCTGTTGACGAAGACCTGGCCCTCGCGGACCTGGACCCGGTCGCCGGGCAGGCCGATCACGCGCTTGATCCAGGTCTGGGCCGGATCGCGCGGCAATCGAAACACCACCACGTCTCCCCGCTGGGCCGCGCGGCCCAGCAGACGTCCTTCGAACAGCGGCGGGTTCAGGGGAAGCGAGGCGCGGCTCCAGCCATACGCCAGCTTGGAGACGACGATGTAGTCGCCGGTGACGAGACCGGGCTCCATCGAGGACGACGGGATGGTGAAGGGCTGAAAGAGAACGACCCGCAGGGCCAGTGCGATCGCCAGGGCGACGCCGACGGTGCGGACGATGTCGATGATCTCGTGGCCGAGGGCGGCCATGGACGGGGCGGGGGAGGAGGTGTCGGTCATGTTCCGACGACGCTCCGGCGCGCGGCGAAAGACCAGAAAAGCCGTGTCGGGACAGCCCGGAAATCGTGTCCGGACACGGGAAAGCTGGCGTCGCGATCGGGGACACGCCGCAAAGGCGTGTCCCCGCCGGTCCTAGAACCGCTTGCGGACCGTCACATAGGCCTGGCGCGGGGCGCCCGGCAGCAGGGTCATGGCCGTGCCGCCCGGGTCGGCCTTGGACGCGCCGCCCGAGCCCACCGTCGAGATGTAGTCCTCGTCGGTCAGGTTGGTGATGTTGGCCTGCACCTCCAGGCCGCGCAGCCAGGCGCTGGTTTCGCCGGCGAAGCGGTAGCCGACGGTCAGGTCCGCGACGGTGAAGCCGTCGACCTTGCCGCCGTCGTTCTCGAACGTGTACCAGCGCGAGCTGGTGTAGCTGACACCGAGGTTGCCGAAGAAGCCTGCGCCCTTGTCGTAGCCCAGGCTGGCCTTCAGCAGGGACTTGGGCGTGAAGACAACGTCCTTGCCCTTGGTGTGCATGGCCACCGTGCCGCCGGCGCCCGGGACGTCGTCCTCGTAGGTGGAGTCGTTGTAGGCGTAGGAGCCGTACAGGGACCAGGCGTCGGTGATCCGATACTGGCCGGCCAGCTCGATCCCCTTGGTCTTGACCGCGCCGACGTTCGACAGAACCGCCGGCAGGCCCAGGATCGGCGGGGCGGTGCTGGCGCTGTCCAGGCGGTTCTCGAAGTCGACGTGATAGAACGCCGCCACGCCCTGGAAGCGGTCGGTCTTGTAGCGGACGCCGCCCTCGAAGGTCTTGGACGTTTCGGGCTTGAGGTTGTCGCGGACGAAATCCACCACGGCCTGATTTTGCGAGGCGAACGGGCCCGAGGTGGCGGCCGAGACGTAGGCGGCCATGTTCTCGGTGTAGCCGCCGAACAGCTCCACGCCATTGTTCAGGTCATAGACGACGCCGACCTGGGGCAGGAAGTTGTCCTTGGACTGGATCTTGCCGTTCACGGCGCCGACGATCGACTTGACCTCGTTCTCGACCTTCAGGGCCTTGAAGCCGAAATTGACCTTCAGGGCGTCGGTCAGCGTCCAGACGTCCTGGACGTAGCCGGTCGTGGTCTTGGTGTTGAACTTGTACTCCCACGAGGTCTTGAAGG
It encodes:
- the lepB gene encoding signal peptidase I, whose product is MTDTSSPAPSMAALGHEIIDIVRTVGVALAIALALRVVLFQPFTIPSSSMEPGLVTGDYIVVSKLAYGWSRASLPLNPPLFEGRLLGRAAQRGDVVVFRLPRDPAQTWIKRVIGLPGDRVQVREGQVFVNSRAIPQAPLGVIWDHDAPDRRVLAIGEHTPDGRAYVTYDGGPGQPGDDTDVYVVPPGQYFVMGDNRDNSLDSRWPRELGVGLLPAENLVGKAGFVLASWRPGASILKPWTWLDLQPDRFLKPIR